One Gossypium hirsutum isolate 1008001.06 chromosome A08, Gossypium_hirsutum_v2.1, whole genome shotgun sequence genomic window, CCAAACGACCCGGAACACTCCCGTTTCGCCTCTCTCGTCCTCCTCTTGGTGTCTCTGTTCTCCTGTCTTCTGGTCTATGCGGTTGTTTCCACACTATTGAACCCCACCGTAAATCCTCAGGATTCCAGCTTTGAGTCTTTGGAATCGGTGGCGGGTATTGATTTTGGGGAAAAGAAGGGCGAGTGTTGCAGAGGAATTGAGAATTTGGAGCTGTGGGGTGCAGCTGTGAAGTGGGGGTCTGACTTCAAGTTTAATTCCTCTGTGGAATGTTGCCAGGCTTGTAAGGCTATGTGTAGTGGCAATGACGGGCCTTGCTTGTGCGATACTTGGGTCTTCTGTGGGAACAAGGAGGCCTGTGGGTCAAGATTTGGAGAGGTGAGTTCTTCCTTTACTTAGCTTTTTTGTTTGGATTTCAAGGGTTTCCTTTAGATCAGTATTTTTACCTCTTCTTAATGGTTCGCTTCACTGAATGTTTCTGGTCGTGCTTGTTTGAGTTGACCTGGTGAATACATTAGTTTACTGACTGAGAATTGATCTGAGAAGAATAATTAGCAGATATTGCTCAAGAATGATAACCTGCTTTCATATCCCTGAACTTAAGTTAGAGCAATCTCACTTTGCCAAATGCACTTTTAAATGAGGCTGGAACATTTTATTTGCCTGCTTAGTGCCTTAGTCATATTCTATTAGTTGTATCAAGTAATGCAAATGTTATGTTAAAATTCGAATCAAGATAGCCATAGTCTTATATTTATCATTTTGTTTCCCTAGTGTTGGTTGAAGAAACAAAAAGATACTTTGTCCCCTGATAGGCAAGAGGCAGGTCAAACGGTTAGTTGGACATCCGGGATCGTATTCGGGAAAGGAGAGGTATACACTATAAGTTtctctgattttttttattgtttttgttacTGTCTGCGTCTTTGATGATCGTTCTTACTTGTTTCTGTTCAGGGCATTGTTGAGATGGAAACAGAATATGGTACTCTTCATATAAAGGTGAGTTCTTTTACTTCTACAAGTCTATGTTTTGACTGTTTTATCTTGTCGAATCATAGTGTTCGGCACTGCTAGTTGCAGCTCATTGAGAAGCTATTTTCCTGCTAGAGTAGTTGGAAGAAAAGTAAAATGAAAGATGAACATAACTGAGCATAGCATTATTACGGTTCATCTTATTAGCATGCGCaatttagaatatatatttttcctgTTTCTTTCATTCTTATGGTTGGCATGTTCAATTCACTATGAAGATGATTCTTGTTGCGAACTGTGAAGTCATTTTGACTTAATAAGACCTTTTCGAAACAAGTTTGGAGTTCTATGTAAGTGAAAAGATCCTTGCACTCACCAATTATTCCTTGTTTGATGCAGCTTTTCCCAGACTGTGCTCCATATTCTGTGACCTACATTCTCGAGTTGTTGACATTGCGCCATTGTGCGGGTTGCCAAATATATCGTGCAGAAAGCCGAGGACAATCTTGGGATTCACAAGGAAATCACATAAAAGATGTAAGGAATTTCAAGAGCATCTTCTTGTTTATCTTGTGGCTGCTATGGTTACAAAAGTAGGGGTGATTCATATATGTTTGTGTGGTTAGGAACTCAATTGTTTAAAACATATGCTTCTAGCTACTGAAGATTCTTTATGTTTCTAATACCAAGTTTCTCACTAATTTACAGGCTCCTTATGGTCCACCATTCGCACTGATCCAAGGAATTCTTGAAGCCCAAGGAACCCCATTCAAAAAGATACCGATGGAGGCTTGCCCTACCATAAGAAGCGGATCAGTTGCCTGGATTGGCTCTGGTCCAGAGTTCTTTATAAGCCTGGCGAACCATGAAGAATGGAAGAATTCATACACTGTATTCGGTTCTGTTCTTTCTGAAGACATGGAGATTGCGGAGAAAATTGCACAACTCCCAACCAAATCTGATGTTTGGAACAACATTAACGTTTCGGTGTTACAAAGGCCTATTCCCTTTGTTATGAGAAGAATGAAGAAGAGTCTTGGAGATCTTAACACAAATATGAAATCAGAGTGAAAACTGATATACCCTTAATTTGCTTGTTTGTACACTGTACTGTAATATTTATgccccccccccccttttttcaAAACAGAAACGTGAAGGTATTGGGTAATTTTGTTGTTCTCATGAGTTTTTCATGATAATAAAGCTCGATCAATTAATTGTAAACATAAAAGCTGGATTGTCTTCTTTAGAGCAACTCTTCCACCTTCTCATATGCTTATTAGATAATCGGAACTCGATCAAACAAATCTCAACTTTAAAATTAACCTGAACGACAACGTTTCCTAACTTTgactaatttaaaattaacctaAACGACAACGTTTCGTAACTTAGACTAATTGACTTGGAATGGTAAGTCTTGCTTTATCCAAATTCAAATTAAAACCCCCAAATTTGTCCTCTCTCTCCATCACCGTCTTCGTCATCGTTGTCTTCCCGCCAAACCCTAGACCTGAAAAATGGTCCTAAAATTCCATGAACAAATAGTCTCCGACCTCCTCGAAGACACAAGTGGCGGCCTCGTAGTCCTTTCCTCCGGCCTTTCCCTCCCAAAACTCCTCTCTTCTTTCCTCTCTTTTCACTCCCGATCCAGCGGCTCTCTCCTCCTTCTCCACCCACCTCAACTCTCCTCCTCCCTCAAATCCCTCCTCCTTTCCCTTTCCCCTGACCTCCCTCTCTTCGAAATAACCGCCGATCTCCCTTCCTCTAACCGCCTCTCCCTCTACTCCTCCAACCTTATCCTCGTCCTCTCACCTCGTATCCTCATTGTTGACCTCTTAACCCAAAAGGCCCAAACTTCCTTAGTTTCCGGTATCGTTTTCCTTAACGCTCATTCGCTTTCCGAAAGCTCAACTGAATCTTTCATTGTCAGAATCATCAAGACTTTCAACAAAAATGCTTCTGTTTACGCGTTTTCAGACAAGCCTCACTCTATGGTTTCTGGGTTCGCGAAAACGGAGAGGACGATGAAGAGTTTGTTCATCAAGAAGCTTCATCTTTGGCCGAGGTTTCAAGTGAATGTTTCGGAGGAATTGGAGAGGGATCCGCCGGAAGTGGTGGATATAAGGGTGCCGATGAGTAAATACATGTTGGGGATTCAAAAAGCCATTGTGGAAGTTATGGATGCTTGCTTGAAGGAAATGAGGAAAACTAATAAGGTTGATGTGGAGGATCTAACAGTGGAGAATGGGTTGTTTAAGTCATTTGATGAGATTGTGAGGAGGCAATTGGATCCCATTTGGCATACTTTGGGGAAGAAGACGAAACAGCTCGTTTCGGATTTGAAAACTTTGAGGAAGTTGTTGGATTATCTTGTTAGGTACTAAGCAAAAGGaccccttttctttctttatctGAATTTATGTTAATTATGATTTTGTGATGCATTTGACTTATGGTTAAAGGGTATTGTTATGAATGTTGACATTGATTTCTTGTATATTTATTTGGGTAGGTATGATGCAGTAAGTTATCTAAAGTATTTGGATACTCTTCGAGTGTCAGAGAGTTTTCGATCTGTGTGGATATTCGCAGAGTCCAGTTATAAGGTATTTGACTATGCAAAGAAGCGTGTTTATCGTTTTGCAAAGTCTGATGATACCAAAATTAGTACGCCTAGCAAGAACTTGGccagaaaaaagagaaaattgaaggaAGATGACAACAATAATGATGAAGGTGAGTTGAATTCACTCTGCCGTTTGTCTTAGTGTggttttcatttcaaaattttaaccatGGCATACTTACAACAAAAGTTTCATTTCAAAGCTTTCTGATACTGTAACTTTTCTCACTTAATTGTACGAGTAGCAATTGCTGGTACTTCATCTACAAGTACAAGTAACGGAGTGGCTCTTCAAGAAGTTTTGGAAGAGTCTCCAAAGTGGAAGGTGTTACGTGTGAGTGAGTGAGTTCCATTATCTGTGCTGTCTGTGTTCCGTGTTCACTTCAAATTTATGTGTCTTGCAAGTTAATATACTTGTGATGCATGCCCTTCGAACTCTTGTGTTCTATTCTCATCTtctatagtttaaatattttattataggaGGTCCTTGAAGAGATagaagaggaaagaaaaaagCAAGCATCATCGGGAGAACCATTGTTGGATGTTGAAGAGGACAATAATGGTATTACTTTAGTGGCGTGCAAAGATGAGTGCTCGTGCATGCAACTTGAAGATTGCATTGCTAATGGCTCACAGAAGGTTTTATTATTGCGTTTTTAGTAAATTAATAGGAACctttatttatatgttattatcAAATGGTTTTAAGAATTTGTTGGTTTCAAGCCAGTAATAGTATTTCTGGAACTAATTTATACTTAGAATTGCACTTTGGGAAGTAGAAACTTTAAAGAGGGAGAGGAAGGGGGAGGGGGGATCACTTCTTATGCTTTCATAAATgtcattaattataaaattgatgTATTGTAGCTGCTGGACAGTATCCCTTCATGCTATGGCTGCTTGAGAATCTAAGCTACAGGGAGAATTATTAAAGGTTGCCATGTTTGCTAGTAGAATTGACACTGCATATTTTCTTTTGAAGGTCATGAGGGATGAATGGCAAAAGTACCTTTTAAGCAAAGTTGAACTTCGTGGTGTGCAAACTCCTCAGAAGAAAAAACCCAAAGCTCCTAAAGGTTATGGGATTCTTGATGGTATTGTTCCTGTAACACCTGCCCGGAATGCTGAAGTTAGCAGTGCATGCAAGCAGGAACATGATGCATTATTAGCTGCAGCAGCAGAGATAAAAAGAAACCAAGCTAAGAAGGAAAAGGATGCTGAAAAAGATCCTGAACCTCAAGTTGGCAGCAGAGGACATGGGAAAGGGAAGGGAAGAGGAAGGACTAGACAAGGCCATGCTAGGAATAAAGATGGCTCCAATAATACTGAGGTAGCAAAAGGTGATAGACCTGAAGTTTATGGTTCAGAAAATGAAGGCCAAATAAATGAAATCAACCCTACTGTAATTGTTGATGGGGTTTCTGGGAAGAATATTTACAATGATAGAAATGCAGACAACCCTAAGCAGTTACCACCAGTTCACTTTCATGCTTTGGAGAGAGATCAGCCTATATTAGATGTTTTAAAGCCATCTGTAATTATTGTTTACCATCCAGATATGACTTTTGTTAGGGAGATTGAAGTCTACAAAGCTGAAAATCCTGGAAAAAAGGTGagggtctattttcttttctatgaTGCTTCTACTGAAGTCCAAAAGTTCAAAGCAAGCATCCGTAGAGAAAATGGAGCATTTGAATCTTTGATCAGGCAGAAATCAATGATGATGATCCCAGTTGATCAGGTATGAATatgatattatgtatttatttatctGTCACCTGTAGTGGGGACTACTTTACATTCATTCATTTTGAATGATCAGTCGTTGATAATAACAGATAATTAATGAAACATTTTAGCATAGAATGTGAGTGaatgtttttctttctttggttTAAGTAGTAATTACCCGTGATTACGCCTCGCATGCTTTCCCTTTTTTATTCAGAACGATTTCTGCCTTGGTTTAAATTCTTCATCGGAGATACAAGTTTCAAGTTCTCAGAACTCAATCACCAGAAAGGCTGGGGGAAGAAAGGATGCTGAGAAGGAAATGCAGGTGGACTATATTTTCATCTTGGAAGTACTTTCCCTTGTTTGCTTGCTCAAA contains:
- the LOC107919892 gene encoding DNA repair endonuclease UVH1 isoform X2 produces the protein MVLKFHEQIVSDLLEDTSGGLVVLSSGLSLPKLLSSFLSFHSRSSGSLLLLHPPQLSSSLKSLLLSLSPDLPLFEITADLPSSNRLSLYSSNLILVLSPRILIVDLLTQKAQTSLVSGIVFLNAHSLSESSTESFIVRIIKTFNKNASVYAFSDKPHSMVSGFAKTERTMKSLFIKKLHLWPRFQVNVSEELERDPPEVVDIRVPMSKYMLGIQKAIVEVMDACLKEMRKTNKVDVEDLTVENGLFKSFDEIVRRQLDPIWHTLGKKTKQLVSDLKTLRKLLDYLVRYDAVSYLKYLDTLRVSESFRSVWIFAESSYKVFDYAKKRVYRFAKSDDTKISTPSKNLARKKRKLKEDDNNNDEAIAGTSSTSTSNGVALQEVLEESPKWKVLREVLEEIEEERKKQASSGEPLLDVEEDNNGITLVACKDECSCMQLEDCIANGSQKVMRDEWQKYLLSKVELRGVQTPQKKKPKAPKGYGILDGIVPVTPARNAEVSSACKQEHDALLAAAAEIKRNQAKKEKDAEKDPEPQVGSRGHGKGKGRGRTRQGHARNKDGSNNTEVAKGDRPEVYGSENEGQINEINPTVIVDGVSGKNIYNDRNADNPKQLPPVHFHALERDQPILDVLKPSVIIVYHPDMTFVREIEVYKAENPGKKVRVYFLFYDASTEVQKFKASIRRENGAFESLIRQKSMMMIPVDQNDFCLGLNSSSEIQVSSSQNSITRKAGGRKDAEKEMQVIVDMREFMSSLPNVLHQKGMLIIPVTLEVGDYVLSPLICVERKSIQDLFMSFTSGRLYHQVETMVRYYRIPVLLIEFSQDKSFSFQSASDIGDDVTPTNIISKLSLLVLHFPRLRIIWSRSLHATAEIFASLKANQDEPDETKAMRVGVPSEEGIIENDVR
- the LOC107919892 gene encoding DNA repair endonuclease UVH1 isoform X1, which gives rise to MVLKFHEQIVSDLLEDTSGGLVVLSSGLSLPKLLSSFLSFHSRSSGSLLLLHPPQLSSSLKSLLLSLSPDLPLFEITADLPSSNRLSLYSSNLILVLSPRILIVDLLTQKAQTSLVSGIVFLNAHSLSESSTESFIVRIIKTFNKNASVYAFSDKPHSMVSGFAKTERTMKSLFIKKLHLWPRFQVNVSEELERDPPEVVDIRVPMSKYMLGIQKAIVEVMDACLKEMRKTNKVDVEDLTVENGLFKSFDEIVRRQLDPIWHTLGKKTKQLVSDLKTLRKLLDYLVRYDAVSYLKYLDTLRVSESFRSVWIFAESSYKVFDYAKKRVYRFAKSDDTKISTPSKNLARKKRKLKEDDNNNDEAIAGTSSTSTSNGVALQEVLEESPKWKVLREVLEEIEEERKKQASSGEPLLDVEEDNNGITLVACKDECSCMQLEDCIANGSQKVMRDEWQKYLLSKVELRGVQTPQKKKPKAPKGYGILDGIVPVTPARNAEVSSACKQEHDALLAAAAEIKRNQAKKEKDAEKDPEPQVGSRGHGKGKGRGRTRQGHARNKDGSNNTEVAKGDRPEVYGSENEGQINEINPTVIVDGVSGKNIYNDRNADNPKQLPPVHFHALERDQPILDVLKPSVIIVYHPDMTFVREIEVYKAENPGKKVRVYFLFYDASTEVQKFKASIRRENGAFESLIRQKSMMMIPVDQNDFCLGLNSSSEIQVSSSQNSITRKAGGRKDAEKEMQVIVDMREFMSSLPNVLHQKGMLIIPVTLEVGDYVLSPLICVERKSIQDLFMSFTSGRLYHQVETMVRYYRIPVLLIEFSQDKSFSFQSASDIGDDVTPTNIISKLSLLVLHFPRLRIIWSRSLHATAEIFASLKANQDEPDETKAMRVGVPSEEGIIENDVRAENYNTSAVEFLRRLPGVTDSNYRTIMDGCKSLAELALLPIEKLAELMGGRKAAQTLRDFLDAKYPTLL
- the LOC107919893 gene encoding uncharacterized protein — translated: MVRRPNDPEHSRFASLVLLLVSLFSCLLVYAVVSTLLNPTVNPQDSSFESLESVAGIDFGEKKGECCRGIENLELWGAAVKWGSDFKFNSSVECCQACKAMCSGNDGPCLCDTWVFCGNKEACGSRFGECWLKKQKDTLSPDRQEAGQTVSWTSGIVFGKGEGIVEMETEYGTLHIKLFPDCAPYSVTYILELLTLRHCAGCQIYRAESRGQSWDSQGNHIKDAPYGPPFALIQGILEAQGTPFKKIPMEACPTIRSGSVAWIGSGPEFFISLANHEEWKNSYTVFGSVLSEDMEIAEKIAQLPTKSDVWNNINVSVLQRPIPFVMRRMKKSLGDLNTNMKSE